The Streptomyces europaeiscabiei genome window below encodes:
- a CDS encoding DNRLRE domain-containing protein, with protein MRHRTARIPGFRHRPGHHTATAALLVLALTGGAFAAVGQAVADDTTTTADTATETVEERDLGPAEADDEATARLLAQAQDRRIEILSARTETGSTYANPDGTLTAEAFAAQVRVKEDGRWKELDTSLSDTGTALTPDTAAADITVSDGGDTALASVSEDGRTFGLGWAEKLPSPTVDGDTASYDLGAGETLEVTALPQGFSQNVLLDRAPDEPVSYRIPLELDGLTLAEADSGHLLLTDPSGALIAEAPAPMMWDSSRNELSGEPERQARVDADIETAADGSQTLVLTPDAGFLAEATYPVTVDPTSTLAVTTDTWVATNYTDSQVSSTELKSGTYDAGGTKARSYLKFDVSDFADKHITDTNLSLYSYWSSSCSTAGAGTQIRRITSTWSSSTVTWDEQPSTTTTGAVTSTAAKGYSDDCPAGTVNFDIDDIVQDWADGSTNYGIQVRGASETDSLTWRRYRSANYIASDSAVEPHLTVTYNSYPSTATQILPPASAVTPDATPTLWARASDADADQLRYTFEVWDSGLTTRKTTGNSKYLLSGRMGTWTSGTLAAGTYKWRVKAYDATDLSKSWSAWRTLTVDPTAPAAPGITSTSHASSTGWYAADDFTGTLTADDTSGIDGYAVKIDRSPATGAGTTVTQTSTTVSAADRADGTWYVHAAARNKAGLWSTTQSLPFNVDTTAPSAPTVTSSTHPLGTSTYASRTASFTWTAPTDTSGVAAYAVSVDQNASTLPSSSSTTQTAASLTTTVSADGTWYLHVRAKDKAGNWAASAAHYSFGVDSTLALLPTVSSATHPDQAAAYKTTAFTATWATSAAAAGYSYVLDAASDTVPNTTTDSTTASYAGTVTEGTWYLHVRAADAAGTWGPTAHYRFTVDTTAPAVPTVSSPDFPDEVWAGDAGDTGTFTLSSGDKGLKSFTYALDGGTATTVTATAAAEAIDLTPASDGSHKLTVTATDKAGNTSAATAYTFHVGGAGLTAPLAGEEAGHSVTLTAAGPADLTGATFQYRRGDSDAWADIPVSAVSLASDASAVTWPVAMTDGITPDLTWDTDALADDGELQLRAVFTGANSPAPSDAVEVLLKRVDVTEEGTDLDSMTEPTTVQSYALEAAEERAEVSADTLAPPYLDQDTGDIVAPVAETDAKDDATAAISLTDVPVDLGTGDGSTEDTAEAADGTTTTEDDVAGTVATTDATVTPVTEVVAHSQAELDSVADEILYLDEDDITGATALASARVDAETNKVVVEIAAEDDGLADRLGQRYGNDMITVRVNPGVTEINETADRWSDKNPFKGGAGYESHWPAGEAANKFAACTTGFAWTYKGNPYIVTAGHCTTLDGWMNTWDKTPPDNSMSVGSVDYDNYTNGKGSAKLSGQSYYSGDLSLIRIYENKYNVSARIYKKGSTLRRVENRWTTRSKKAEQFCTGGARSSEVCGWKVTETKKRWKYGNGDVAQNMTVAEKNSGACIIGGDSGGPVYTVKSNGYVYAKGIISGSGCVSLTDDGECSDSWDGKCRVFFTDISLAEKALPGGVKKW; from the coding sequence GTGAGACACAGAACCGCACGCATACCCGGATTCAGACACAGACCCGGGCACCACACAGCCACCGCAGCCCTGCTCGTCCTCGCCCTGACCGGTGGCGCGTTCGCCGCCGTGGGACAGGCGGTCGCCGACGACACCACGACCACGGCCGACACCGCCACGGAGACCGTCGAGGAGCGCGATCTCGGCCCCGCGGAGGCCGACGACGAGGCGACCGCACGGCTGCTCGCACAGGCACAGGACCGTCGTATCGAGATCCTCTCCGCCCGTACCGAGACCGGCTCCACGTACGCCAACCCCGACGGCACCCTCACGGCGGAGGCGTTCGCCGCGCAGGTGCGGGTGAAGGAGGACGGGCGATGGAAGGAGCTCGACACCTCACTGTCCGACACAGGTACCGCCCTCACTCCCGACACCGCGGCCGCCGACATCACTGTCTCCGACGGCGGGGACACCGCCCTCGCCTCGGTCTCCGAAGACGGCAGGACCTTCGGGCTCGGCTGGGCGGAGAAGCTGCCCAGCCCAACCGTGGACGGTGACACCGCCTCGTACGACCTCGGCGCGGGCGAGACACTCGAAGTCACCGCGCTCCCCCAGGGGTTCTCGCAGAACGTCCTGCTGGACCGGGCGCCGGACGAGCCGGTGTCGTACCGGATCCCCCTGGAGCTCGACGGGCTCACCCTCGCCGAGGCGGACTCCGGGCATCTGCTGCTCACGGACCCCTCCGGCGCGCTGATCGCCGAGGCGCCCGCGCCGATGATGTGGGACTCCAGCCGGAACGAGCTGTCCGGCGAACCGGAGCGCCAGGCCCGGGTCGACGCGGACATCGAGACCGCCGCCGACGGCAGCCAGACCCTGGTCCTCACCCCGGACGCCGGTTTCCTCGCCGAGGCCACCTACCCCGTGACGGTTGATCCGACCTCCACCCTCGCGGTGACCACGGACACTTGGGTGGCCACTAACTACACCGACTCGCAGGTCTCCTCCACAGAGCTGAAGTCGGGAACGTACGACGCCGGTGGCACCAAGGCCCGTTCGTATCTGAAGTTCGACGTCTCGGACTTCGCTGACAAGCACATCACCGACACCAACCTGTCGCTCTACTCGTACTGGTCCTCGTCCTGCTCGACCGCGGGCGCCGGCACCCAGATCCGGCGGATCACCTCCACCTGGTCCTCGTCGACCGTCACCTGGGACGAGCAGCCGTCGACGACCACCACGGGCGCGGTCACCAGCACCGCCGCCAAGGGCTACTCGGACGACTGCCCGGCCGGCACGGTCAACTTCGACATCGACGACATCGTGCAGGACTGGGCCGACGGGTCCACCAACTACGGCATCCAGGTGCGCGGGGCGAGCGAGACGGACTCGCTGACCTGGCGCCGCTACCGGTCGGCGAACTACATCGCCAGCGACTCTGCCGTCGAGCCGCACCTGACCGTCACCTACAACTCGTACCCGAGCACGGCCACCCAGATCCTGCCGCCCGCCTCGGCCGTCACCCCCGACGCCACCCCCACCCTGTGGGCCAGGGCGAGCGACGCCGACGCCGACCAGCTCCGCTACACCTTCGAGGTCTGGGACAGCGGCCTGACGACCCGGAAGACCACCGGCAACTCCAAGTACCTGCTCTCCGGCCGGATGGGCACCTGGACCTCGGGCACGCTCGCCGCCGGGACCTACAAGTGGCGGGTCAAGGCGTACGACGCGACCGACCTGTCCAAGTCCTGGTCGGCCTGGCGGACCCTGACCGTCGACCCGACGGCACCGGCCGCGCCCGGCATCACCAGCACCAGCCACGCCTCGTCCACCGGCTGGTACGCCGCCGACGACTTCACCGGCACGCTCACCGCCGACGACACCAGCGGCATCGACGGCTACGCCGTGAAGATCGACCGCTCCCCGGCCACCGGCGCCGGCACCACGGTCACCCAGACCTCCACCACCGTTAGCGCCGCCGACCGGGCCGACGGCACCTGGTACGTCCACGCCGCCGCCCGCAATAAGGCGGGCCTGTGGTCGACGACCCAGAGCCTCCCGTTCAACGTCGACACCACCGCCCCGAGCGCCCCGACGGTCACCTCGTCCACGCACCCGCTCGGCACGTCCACGTACGCGAGTCGCACGGCCTCCTTCACCTGGACCGCGCCGACCGATACTTCGGGCGTGGCCGCGTACGCCGTGAGCGTGGACCAGAATGCCTCGACGCTGCCGTCGAGCAGCTCGACCACCCAGACAGCCGCTTCCCTCACCACCACGGTGAGCGCCGACGGCACCTGGTACCTGCACGTACGGGCCAAGGACAAGGCGGGCAACTGGGCAGCGTCCGCCGCTCATTACTCCTTCGGTGTCGACTCGACCCTGGCGCTGCTGCCGACCGTCAGCTCGGCCACACACCCGGACCAGGCCGCCGCCTACAAGACGACCGCCTTCACGGCGACCTGGGCGACGAGTGCCGCCGCGGCCGGGTACAGCTACGTCCTGGACGCCGCATCGGACACGGTCCCGAACACCACCACCGACTCCACCACCGCGTCCTACGCCGGCACGGTCACGGAGGGCACCTGGTACCTACACGTCCGCGCGGCCGACGCCGCCGGGACATGGGGACCCACGGCCCACTACCGCTTCACCGTCGACACCACCGCACCCGCCGTCCCCACGGTCTCCTCGCCGGACTTCCCCGACGAAGTATGGGCCGGTGACGCGGGCGACACCGGAACGTTCACCCTGAGTTCCGGCGACAAGGGCCTGAAGTCGTTCACCTACGCGCTCGACGGCGGAACGGCCACGACGGTCACCGCGACCGCGGCGGCCGAGGCGATCGACCTGACCCCGGCAAGCGACGGCAGCCACAAGCTCACCGTCACCGCCACCGACAAGGCGGGCAACACCTCCGCCGCCACCGCCTACACCTTCCACGTCGGCGGCGCCGGGCTCACGGCTCCCCTGGCAGGGGAGGAGGCCGGGCACTCGGTCACACTCACCGCGGCGGGGCCGGCTGATCTGACGGGAGCGACCTTCCAGTACCGGCGGGGTGACAGCGACGCCTGGGCGGACATTCCCGTCTCGGCCGTCAGCCTCGCCTCGGACGCGTCCGCGGTGACGTGGCCGGTCGCCATGACGGACGGAATCACGCCAGACCTGACCTGGGACACCGACGCGCTGGCCGACGACGGGGAGCTGCAGCTGCGGGCGGTCTTCACCGGGGCGAACTCTCCGGCGCCGTCGGACGCGGTCGAGGTGCTGCTGAAGCGGGTCGACGTCACAGAGGAGGGCACCGACCTGGACAGCATGACCGAGCCGACCACGGTCCAGTCCTACGCCCTGGAGGCGGCCGAGGAACGCGCCGAGGTGTCCGCGGACACGCTCGCACCGCCCTACCTCGACCAGGACACCGGCGACATCGTCGCCCCGGTCGCCGAGACCGACGCCAAGGACGACGCCACGGCCGCCATCTCCCTGACCGACGTACCGGTCGACCTGGGCACGGGCGACGGCAGCACGGAGGATACCGCCGAGGCCGCCGACGGCACCACCACGACCGAGGACGACGTCGCGGGCACGGTCGCCACGACCGACGCGACGGTGACCCCGGTCACCGAGGTCGTCGCGCACAGCCAGGCCGAACTCGACTCCGTCGCCGACGAGATCCTCTACCTCGACGAGGACGACATCACCGGCGCCACCGCCCTCGCCTCCGCTCGGGTCGACGCCGAGACCAACAAGGTCGTCGTCGAGATCGCGGCCGAGGACGACGGTTTGGCGGACCGGCTCGGACAGCGGTACGGCAACGACATGATCACCGTCCGGGTCAACCCCGGCGTCACCGAGATCAACGAGACCGCGGACCGCTGGAGCGACAAGAACCCGTTCAAGGGCGGAGCCGGCTACGAGTCCCACTGGCCGGCCGGTGAGGCCGCCAACAAGTTCGCGGCCTGCACCACCGGGTTCGCCTGGACCTACAAGGGCAACCCCTACATCGTCACCGCCGGGCACTGCACGACCCTCGACGGCTGGATGAACACCTGGGACAAGACCCCCCCTGACAACTCGATGAGCGTCGGCAGCGTCGACTACGACAACTACACGAACGGCAAGGGCTCGGCCAAGCTCTCCGGCCAGAGCTACTACTCCGGGGACCTGTCGCTGATCCGCATCTACGAGAACAAGTACAACGTCTCCGCGCGCATCTACAAGAAGGGCTCCACACTGCGCAGGGTCGAGAACCGGTGGACCACCCGCTCCAAGAAGGCCGAGCAGTTCTGCACCGGAGGCGCCCGCAGCTCGGAGGTCTGCGGCTGGAAGGTCACCGAGACCAAGAAGCGGTGGAAGTACGGCAACGGAGACGTCGCCCAGAACATGACTGTGGCAGAGAAGAACTCCGGGGCGTGCATCATCGGCGGGGACTCCGGAGGCCCCGTCTACACCGTGAAGTCCAACGGCTATGTCTACGCGAAGGGCATCATTTCGGGCTCGGGATGCGTCTCCCTCACCGACGACGGCGAGTGCAGCGACTCCTGGGACGGTAAGTGCCGCGTATTCTTTACTGACATCTCCCTGGCGGAGAAGGCGCTTCCCGGAGGGGTGAAGAAGTGGTGA
- the dacB gene encoding D-alanyl-D-alanine carboxypeptidase/D-alanyl-D-alanine endopeptidase: MSSSSSPSSALRASGRHRKAKAPNPALRRAAVIAVVAPVAGTILAGTSAFAADKATVKAGATELDAAEQKIADNLNTRSQDARLGSKLGGVVIDAGSDKVVWGHNADTALMAASNTKLATSTAALTVLGPDHRFTTKVVYGDGTLTLVGGGDRTLTTDDLDALAKTAVAGLKNAGLTSVKVRIDDSLFPEPTLANGWNTGYYPDSIAPVRALVVDSHNVDDTSLDAGGVFAKLLAGRGVTVDGGVTRGVVGKGDVPVASHTSDKLSTVVKQMLKVSDNDIAESLLRLTALGAGRSATFEDGTAVVRDVLTRYGISLDNFEMYDGSGLSRATRIPARTIADIVDLAADPRHAQTLKYIIDGLPVSGEAGATLGPEFGRFDTADSKCAVGQVKAKTGTLTGAVALSGLTKAQDGEWKVFSFIENDSTAGPSDIKDALDGLAATVNGCWV; this comes from the coding sequence ATGTCCAGCTCCTCCTCTCCGTCCTCCGCCCTCCGCGCGAGCGGCCGGCACCGCAAGGCCAAGGCTCCGAACCCGGCGCTGCGCCGGGCGGCCGTGATCGCCGTGGTCGCCCCCGTCGCCGGCACGATCCTGGCCGGGACGTCCGCCTTCGCCGCCGACAAGGCGACCGTGAAGGCCGGTGCCACCGAACTCGACGCCGCCGAGCAGAAGATCGCGGACAACCTGAACACGCGCAGCCAGGACGCGCGCCTCGGCAGCAAGCTGGGTGGAGTCGTCATCGACGCCGGGTCCGACAAGGTGGTGTGGGGTCACAACGCGGACACCGCGCTGATGGCCGCGTCGAACACGAAGCTCGCGACCTCCACCGCCGCGCTGACGGTGCTCGGCCCGGACCACCGGTTCACCACGAAGGTCGTGTACGGCGACGGCACGCTGACCCTCGTCGGCGGTGGCGACCGCACCCTGACGACCGACGACCTCGACGCGCTCGCCAAGACCGCCGTCGCCGGGCTGAAGAACGCCGGGCTCACCTCGGTGAAGGTCCGCATCGACGACAGTCTCTTCCCCGAGCCGACCCTCGCGAATGGCTGGAACACCGGCTACTACCCCGACTCCATTGCCCCCGTCCGCGCGCTGGTCGTCGACTCCCACAACGTCGACGACACCTCCCTCGACGCGGGCGGCGTCTTCGCCAAGCTCCTGGCCGGGCGTGGCGTGACGGTCGACGGTGGGGTCACGCGCGGGGTCGTCGGCAAGGGAGACGTGCCCGTCGCCTCGCACACGTCCGACAAGCTGTCCACGGTCGTCAAGCAGATGCTCAAGGTCAGCGACAACGACATCGCCGAGTCGCTGCTGCGGCTCACCGCGCTCGGCGCGGGCCGCTCCGCCACCTTCGAGGACGGCACGGCCGTCGTCCGCGACGTCCTCACCCGGTACGGCATCTCGCTCGACAACTTCGAGATGTACGACGGCAGCGGCCTGTCCCGCGCGACCCGTATCCCGGCGCGGACCATCGCCGACATCGTCGACCTGGCCGCCGACCCCCGGCACGCCCAGACGCTGAAGTACATCATCGACGGGCTGCCCGTCTCGGGTGAGGCGGGCGCCACGCTGGGCCCGGAGTTCGGCCGCTTCGACACCGCCGACTCCAAGTGCGCCGTCGGCCAGGTCAAGGCCAAGACCGGCACCCTGACCGGTGCCGTCGCCCTGAGCGGTCTCACCAAGGCCCAGGACGGCGAGTGGAAGGTCTTCTCCTTCATCGAGAACGACTCCACCGCCGGGCCGTCCGACATCAAGGACGCCCTGGACGGCCTCGCGGCCACGGTCAACGGCTGCTGGGTGTAG
- a CDS encoding tellurite resistance TerB family protein, translated as MAMWDRIKDQAKGLQQQAQGTRGGTGHGRPGAGPMGSTGSSGSGRSGGGSKAQLVSALKSQLTSLKTELKSGAYRDASMAMCALVAAADGNVDEHERAHVESLILNNDVLQNFPADQLRQRFNKHVDQLSFNFQQGKAEAMQEIAKAAKKPTEARAVVQTGFVVAGADGYIAQSEEQVLREACAALGLSPQEFGL; from the coding sequence ATGGCGATGTGGGATCGGATCAAGGACCAGGCCAAGGGTCTGCAGCAGCAGGCGCAGGGGACGCGGGGCGGTACCGGACACGGTCGGCCCGGCGCGGGGCCCATGGGCTCCACCGGGTCCTCCGGCTCCGGGCGGTCCGGCGGCGGCTCGAAGGCCCAGCTGGTGAGCGCGCTCAAGTCCCAGCTCACCTCCCTCAAGACGGAGTTGAAGAGCGGGGCCTACCGGGACGCCAGCATGGCCATGTGCGCCCTGGTCGCCGCCGCCGACGGGAATGTGGACGAGCACGAGCGGGCGCACGTGGAGTCGCTGATCCTGAACAACGACGTCCTGCAGAACTTCCCGGCCGACCAGCTGCGGCAGCGCTTCAACAAGCACGTCGACCAGCTGTCCTTCAACTTCCAGCAGGGCAAGGCCGAGGCCATGCAGGAGATCGCCAAGGCCGCGAAGAAACCGACGGAGGCGCGGGCGGTCGTCCAGACCGGTTTCGTGGTGGCGGGCGCGGACGGGTACATCGCCCAGTCCGAGGAGCAGGTCCTGCGCGAGGCGTGTGCGGCCCTCGGCCTGTCCCCGCAGGAGTTCGGCCTCTGA
- a CDS encoding DEAD/DEAH box helicase, giving the protein MNRTARTNSSSSSRPRTEKGSAARTDKGSTGAGAARGNRTRAQGTGTGTGSGNPSAPSRAARNGAAKNGSPKNGAAKAGAARNSSSQNGRTRRGGGRPPVATGGEFALPVTVTPALPAVEAFDELELPARLLETLRAEGVTSPFPIQAATLPNSLAGRDVLGRGRTGSGKTLAFGLAMLARTSGQRAEPRQPLALVLVPTRELAQQVTDALTPYARALRLRLATVVGGMSIGRQASALRGGAEVVVATPGRLKDLIDRDDCRLDRVAITVLDEADQMADMGFMPQVTALLDQVRPDGQRLLFSATLDRNVDRLVRDYLHDPVVHSVDPSAGAVTTMDHHVLHIEDDDKHATTTEIAAREGRVIMFLDSKHATDRLVKKLLAVGVRAAALHGGKSQSQRNRALSQFKDGDVTALVATNVAARGIHVDDLDLVVNVDPPGDHKDYLHRGGRTARAGESGTVVTLVLPHQRRDVTRLMAVAGITPTTTRVRSGDADLNRITGAQAPSGVPVVLAPPVTAQPATRPSSTSRGRRSRPAQGRRRAPAKGNGR; this is encoded by the coding sequence ATGAACCGCACGGCTCGTACGAACAGCAGCAGCTCCTCCCGCCCCCGTACGGAGAAGGGCTCTGCCGCCCGCACGGACAAGGGTTCCACCGGTGCGGGAGCCGCCCGGGGCAACCGCACCCGCGCACAGGGGACGGGAACAGGGACGGGGTCGGGCAACCCGAGCGCTCCTTCTCGTGCGGCCAGGAACGGCGCGGCCAAGAACGGCTCGCCGAAGAACGGTGCGGCCAAGGCCGGTGCGGCCAGGAACAGCTCTTCCCAGAACGGCCGGACCCGGCGCGGCGGCGGTCGGCCCCCCGTGGCCACCGGTGGGGAGTTCGCACTGCCGGTGACGGTCACACCCGCACTGCCCGCGGTCGAGGCTTTCGATGAACTGGAGCTTCCCGCGCGGCTGCTGGAGACCCTCCGCGCCGAAGGGGTGACCTCCCCCTTCCCCATCCAGGCCGCGACGCTGCCGAACTCGCTCGCCGGCCGGGATGTTCTGGGCCGGGGGCGCACCGGGTCGGGCAAGACGCTCGCCTTCGGTCTCGCGATGCTGGCCCGTACGTCGGGACAGCGGGCCGAGCCCCGGCAGCCGCTGGCCCTCGTCCTCGTACCCACCCGGGAACTGGCCCAGCAGGTCACCGACGCCCTCACCCCCTACGCCCGCGCGCTGCGTCTGCGGCTCGCCACGGTGGTCGGCGGCATGTCCATCGGCCGTCAGGCGAGCGCCCTGCGCGGCGGCGCCGAGGTGGTCGTCGCGACACCCGGACGGCTCAAGGACCTCATAGACCGCGACGACTGCCGGCTGGACCGGGTCGCGATCACCGTGCTGGACGAGGCCGACCAGATGGCCGACATGGGCTTCATGCCGCAGGTGACCGCGCTGCTCGACCAGGTGCGTCCCGACGGCCAGCGGCTGCTGTTCTCGGCCACCCTCGACCGCAACGTCGACCGTCTGGTCCGCGACTACCTGCACGACCCCGTCGTCCACTCGGTCGACCCGTCCGCGGGCGCCGTCACCACGATGGACCACCACGTGCTGCACATCGAGGACGACGACAAGCACGCCACCACGACCGAGATCGCCGCCCGTGAGGGACGGGTGATCATGTTCCTGGACAGCAAGCACGCGACGGACCGGCTGGTCAAGAAGCTGCTGGCGGTCGGCGTGCGCGCCGCCGCGCTGCACGGCGGCAAGTCGCAGTCCCAGCGCAACCGGGCCCTGAGCCAGTTCAAGGACGGCGACGTGACGGCCCTGGTCGCCACGAACGTCGCGGCACGGGGCATCCACGTCGACGACCTCGACCTCGTCGTCAACGTCGACCCGCCCGGCGACCACAAGGACTACCTGCACCGGGGCGGCCGTACGGCCCGCGCCGGCGAGTCCGGCACGGTCGTCACGCTCGTCCTGCCGCACCAGCGCCGTGACGTGACCCGCCTGATGGCCGTCGCCGGCATCACCCCGACGACCACCAGGGTCCGTTCCGGGGACGCCGACCTGAACCGCATCACCGGCGCCCAGGCCCCCTCGGGCGTCCCGGTCGTCCTCGCCCCGCCCGTCACCGCACAGCCGGCCACCCGCCCGTCCTCCACGTCACGCGGCCGCCGCAGCCGGCCCGCCCAGGGCCGCCGCCGCGCCCCCGCGAAGGGCAACGGCCGCTGA
- a CDS encoding cold-shock protein: MASGTVKWFNSEKGFGFIEQEGGGPDVFAHYSNIATSGFRELQEGQKVTFDVTQGQKGPQAENIVPA; this comes from the coding sequence ATGGCATCCGGCACCGTGAAGTGGTTCAACTCGGAAAAGGGCTTCGGCTTCATCGAGCAGGAGGGTGGCGGCCCGGACGTCTTCGCCCACTACTCGAACATCGCCACCTCCGGCTTCCGTGAGCTTCAGGAAGGCCAGAAGGTGACCTTCGACGTCACGCAGGGCCAGAAGGGCCCCCAGGCCGAGAACATCGTTCCCGCCTGA
- a CDS encoding APC family permease: protein MRHAAGDGYASTGSLKQNALGVLGILFFVLSAQAPLTGVAGAAPVAIAIGNGPGVPAMYVVAGVVVLLFSVGYVAMGRHVVDAGAFYSYVGKGLGGTAAAGSAGVALLAYHAIQAAVYGLFGAVMNGLALQYLETDVPWWLFALGTMVIVQGLGATGVDVGAKVLAVFVLAEISLLLVFGVVMLLKGGGPEGLAPGSSFSLSAALEGAPGVALMFAVASMFGFEATAIYGEEAREPHKTVPRATYLAVVLVTAFFAFTSWMLISAHGPSSSAAAAGKALEAGDGAAFVAAPVSAELGAWAGDALPILLATSLFASILAFHNSANRYLFSLGREGLLPRTLSSLNGRQSPWLAGVVQTGVAALLVFPFALAGKDPVLTLFSWLSGLAVLAIMLLYLLTSVSVIVYFRHERSGDTRLWNTLIAPALGAGGIAGAIWLIISNFTTLIGGDTATAVWLGLAVPGALLAGMAMPLLARSPRRR from the coding sequence ATGCGGCACGCGGCCGGCGACGGTTACGCGTCCACCGGCTCCCTCAAACAGAACGCGCTCGGCGTCCTGGGCATCCTCTTCTTCGTTCTCTCCGCGCAGGCGCCACTGACCGGTGTCGCCGGGGCGGCACCGGTGGCGATAGCCATCGGCAACGGCCCGGGAGTCCCCGCGATGTACGTCGTGGCGGGGGTGGTCGTCCTGCTCTTCTCCGTCGGCTACGTCGCGATGGGCCGCCATGTGGTCGACGCGGGCGCCTTCTACTCGTACGTCGGCAAGGGCCTCGGCGGTACGGCCGCCGCGGGCAGCGCGGGCGTGGCCCTGCTCGCCTACCACGCCATCCAGGCGGCGGTGTACGGCCTGTTCGGCGCCGTGATGAACGGGCTGGCGCTGCAGTACCTGGAGACGGACGTGCCCTGGTGGCTGTTCGCGCTGGGCACGATGGTGATCGTGCAGGGGCTCGGCGCGACCGGCGTCGACGTGGGCGCCAAGGTGCTCGCGGTGTTCGTGCTGGCCGAGATCAGCCTGCTGCTGGTCTTCGGCGTGGTGATGCTCCTCAAGGGCGGCGGCCCCGAGGGACTGGCCCCGGGCTCCTCCTTCTCCCTGTCGGCCGCGCTGGAGGGCGCGCCCGGCGTGGCACTGATGTTCGCGGTGGCGTCGATGTTCGGCTTCGAGGCGACCGCGATCTACGGCGAGGAGGCGCGCGAGCCGCACAAGACGGTTCCCCGGGCCACCTATCTCGCGGTCGTCCTCGTCACGGCGTTCTTCGCCTTCACGTCCTGGATGCTGATCTCGGCGCACGGCCCGTCCTCCAGTGCGGCCGCCGCGGGCAAGGCCCTGGAGGCCGGGGACGGGGCGGCCTTCGTCGCCGCGCCGGTCTCGGCGGAGCTGGGCGCGTGGGCGGGGGACGCGCTGCCGATCCTGCTGGCCACCTCGCTCTTCGCCAGCATCCTGGCCTTCCACAACTCCGCCAACCGCTATCTGTTCTCCCTGGGCCGGGAGGGCCTGCTGCCGCGCACGCTGAGCTCGCTCAACGGCCGCCAGTCGCCGTGGCTCGCGGGTGTCGTGCAGACCGGGGTCGCCGCGCTGCTGGTCTTCCCCTTCGCCCTGGCGGGCAAGGACCCCGTCCTCACCCTCTTCTCCTGGCTCAGCGGTCTCGCCGTACTGGCGATCATGCTGCTGTACTTGTTGACCTCCGTGTCGGTCATCGTGTACTTCCGCCACGAGCGGTCCGGCGACACCCGCCTCTGGAACACCCTGATCGCCCCGGCCCTGGGCGCCGGCGGCATCGCCGGTGCCATCTGGCTGATCATCTCCAACTTCACCACCCTCATCGGCGGGGACACCGCCACGGCCGTCTGGCTCGGCCTGGCCGTCCCGGGCGCGCTGCTGGCGGGCATGGCGATGCCCCTGCTGGCCCGTTCGCCCCGCAGGCGGTAG